A portion of the Streptomyces sp. YPW6 genome contains these proteins:
- the rfbA gene encoding glucose-1-phosphate thymidylyltransferase RfbA gives MKGIILAGGNGTRLHPITLGVSKQMLPVYDKPMIYYPLSALMLAGIRDIEIITTPEDREMFRRLLGDGSWLGINLTYAEQDKPRGLADAFLVSADHIGDDSVALVLGDNIFHGYEFGPMLQRAGQDIEGCVLFGYPVRDPERYGVGTVDGQGRLTALEEKPANPQTNMAITGLYLYDNKVVDYARELKPSERGELEITDLNRVYLERGEARLIPLGRGFVWLDTGTHDALMEAGDYVQVLEHRQGVRIACLEEIAWRMGFIDRDACYRLGIRLANSAYGQYIMEMAQAG, from the coding sequence GTGAAGGGCATCATCCTGGCCGGCGGTAATGGAACGAGGCTTCATCCGATCACACTGGGCGTTTCGAAACAGATGCTCCCGGTCTACGACAAGCCGATGATTTACTACCCGCTGTCGGCGCTGATGCTGGCCGGGATACGTGACATCGAGATCATCACCACTCCCGAGGACCGGGAGATGTTCCGTCGGCTCCTCGGCGACGGCTCCTGGCTCGGTATCAACCTGACCTACGCGGAACAGGACAAGCCCCGCGGTCTCGCCGACGCCTTCCTGGTCTCCGCCGACCACATCGGCGACGACTCCGTCGCTCTCGTCCTCGGCGACAACATCTTCCACGGCTACGAGTTCGGCCCCATGCTCCAGCGTGCCGGCCAGGACATCGAGGGCTGCGTCCTCTTCGGCTACCCGGTCCGCGACCCCGAACGCTACGGCGTCGGCACGGTCGACGGCCAGGGCCGCCTGACCGCACTGGAGGAGAAGCCCGCCAATCCGCAGACCAACATGGCCATCACCGGCCTCTACCTCTACGACAACAAGGTGGTCGACTACGCACGGGAGCTGAAGCCCTCCGAGCGGGGCGAGCTGGAGATCACCGACCTCAACCGGGTCTACCTGGAGCGCGGCGAGGCCCGGCTCATCCCCCTCGGCCGCGGTTTCGTCTGGCTCGACACCGGGACCCACGACGCCCTCATGGAGGCCGGCGACTACGTCCAGGTCCTGGAACACCGCCAGGGCGTGCGCATCGCCTGTCTGGAGGAGATCGCCTGGCGCATGGGCTTCATCGACCGTGACGCCTGCTACCGCCTCGGCATCCGCCTCGCGAACTCAGCCTACGGCCAGTACATCATGGAGATGGCCCAGGCCGGCTGA
- a CDS encoding nucleotide disphospho-sugar-binding domain-containing protein — protein MKILFTVGGSQAAVFGVAPLAAAARNAGHQIMLAADEPLMAAAASVGLPAVCITPERMRYGQESLTATARLDALLELTGTWTPDLVVGGLSHVPRVLAARLGVPYVRHIWHIAPMARRDRAAVAELRPELERLGLAELPEPDLFIDLCPPPIRPEGAPAAQAMRWVPRVSQQRVEPWMYTRPEGRPRVLITAGTRNLMLDTPGSSLRKLVGEFTGAGADVLIAALPEAAEKYGAELGDVRIGWIPLDVVAPTCDLAVHHGGATTAMTLVNAGVPQLIIPDNGYGKAVAEAVASVGAAVVVDKHRPEEGRDPDEVIAAGCREILADPGYAARTRALAAEAATLPTPGEVLRELETLVAS, from the coding sequence ATGAAGATCCTGTTCACCGTCGGAGGGAGCCAGGCGGCCGTCTTCGGCGTCGCCCCGCTCGCCGCCGCCGCCCGGAACGCCGGGCACCAGATCATGCTCGCCGCGGACGAGCCGCTCATGGCCGCCGCGGCCTCCGTCGGACTCCCGGCGGTCTGCATCACCCCCGAGCGCATGCGCTACGGCCAGGAGTCGCTGACGGCCACGGCCCGCCTCGACGCCCTTCTGGAGCTCACCGGGACCTGGACCCCGGACCTGGTCGTCGGCGGCCTCTCCCATGTACCGCGCGTCCTCGCCGCCCGCCTCGGAGTTCCGTACGTCCGGCACATCTGGCACATCGCGCCGATGGCCCGCCGTGACCGCGCCGCCGTCGCCGAACTCCGGCCGGAGCTGGAGCGCCTGGGCCTGGCCGAGCTCCCCGAGCCCGATCTCTTCATCGACCTCTGCCCGCCGCCGATCCGCCCCGAGGGCGCCCCCGCCGCCCAAGCGATGCGCTGGGTCCCGCGGGTCAGCCAGCAGCGCGTCGAGCCCTGGATGTACACCCGCCCCGAGGGCCGCCCCCGCGTCCTCATCACCGCGGGCACCCGCAACCTCATGCTCGACACCCCCGGCAGCTCGCTGCGGAAGCTGGTCGGCGAGTTCACCGGGGCGGGCGCCGACGTGCTCATCGCCGCGCTCCCCGAGGCCGCCGAGAAGTACGGCGCGGAGCTCGGCGACGTGCGCATCGGCTGGATCCCGCTCGACGTGGTCGCCCCCACCTGCGACCTGGCCGTCCACCACGGCGGCGCCACCACGGCGATGACGCTGGTGAACGCGGGCGTGCCGCAGCTGATCATCCCCGACAACGGCTACGGCAAGGCCGTCGCCGAGGCCGTGGCGTCCGTCGGGGCGGCCGTCGTGGTCGACAAGCACCGCCCGGAGGAGGGCCGTGACCCCGACGAGGTGATCGCAGCCGGCTGCCGGGAGATCCTGGCCGATCCCGGGTACGCGGCGCGGACCCGGGCGCTGGCCGCCGAGGCCGCCACCCTGCCCACGCCCGGTGAGGTCCTCCGCGAGCTGGAGACCCTCGTCGCGTCCTGA
- a CDS encoding glycosyltransferase has translation MKILFVTTGSQATYYAAAPLATAARNAGHQVMLAAHEPWVETAEAIGIPTFCFTVDPIRHFMRVTNPGRGLRFPRELGDEEMFGQGRGFARMGLAGVESLLELAKDWTPDVVVGSSQSYAAMLLAAHLKVPYVRHVEYLGIPLTGIDPGAEAELRPELERLGVDGLLKPDLLLDSTPPSLRPAHDPDAQPLRWIPSNPQRRLERWMYTRPEGRRRVLITSGFRSLMFRDPGWSMPLLVSELNKQNAEVLIAASPGAAERFGADLGDARVGWIPMDVAAATCDLAVHHGGATTATTLMANGVPQLIIPENPPEFPPNYHREAIAKAISDFGAGKTLWPVADAPDKAPGETIAAACRELLEEPSYTERTRFLAKEISTLPTPQDIVPRLEALLHR, from the coding sequence ATGAAAATCCTGTTCGTCACCACAGGCAGCCAGGCCACCTACTATGCCGCCGCCCCACTGGCGACGGCCGCACGGAACGCAGGGCATCAGGTCATGCTGGCCGCTCACGAGCCGTGGGTGGAAACGGCGGAAGCCATCGGAATTCCCACGTTCTGCTTCACGGTCGACCCGATCCGCCACTTCATGCGGGTCACGAACCCGGGCCGCGGCCTGCGGTTCCCCCGTGAGCTCGGGGACGAGGAGATGTTCGGCCAGGGCCGCGGCTTCGCCCGGATGGGCCTCGCCGGCGTCGAGTCCCTGCTGGAGCTCGCCAAGGACTGGACCCCGGACGTGGTGGTGGGCAGCTCGCAGAGCTACGCGGCGATGCTGCTCGCCGCCCACCTCAAGGTCCCCTACGTCCGCCACGTCGAGTACCTGGGCATCCCGCTCACGGGCATCGACCCGGGCGCCGAGGCCGAGCTCCGCCCCGAGCTGGAGCGCCTGGGCGTGGACGGGCTGCTCAAGCCCGACCTGCTCCTCGACTCCACCCCTCCGTCGCTGCGCCCGGCGCACGACCCGGACGCCCAGCCGCTGCGGTGGATCCCCAGCAACCCGCAGCGCCGGCTGGAGCGGTGGATGTACACCCGCCCCGAGGGCCGCCGCCGTGTCCTGATCACCTCGGGCTTCCGCAGCCTGATGTTCCGCGACCCGGGCTGGTCCATGCCGCTGCTGGTCAGCGAGCTGAACAAGCAGAACGCCGAGGTCCTGATCGCCGCGTCCCCGGGTGCGGCCGAACGCTTCGGCGCGGACCTGGGCGACGCCCGCGTCGGCTGGATCCCCATGGACGTGGCCGCGGCCACCTGCGACCTGGCCGTCCACCACGGTGGCGCGACCACGGCCACGACGCTGATGGCCAACGGCGTGCCGCAGCTGATCATCCCGGAGAACCCGCCGGAGTTCCCGCCGAACTACCACCGCGAGGCCATCGCCAAGGCCATCAGCGACTTCGGCGCCGGCAAGACCCTGTGGCCGGTGGCCGATGCCCCGGACAAGGCGCCCGGCGAGACCATCGCCGCCGCCTGCCGTGAACTCCTGGAGGAGCCGAGCTACACCGAGCGGACGCGGTTCCTGGCCAAGGAGATCTCCACCCTCCCGACGCCGCAGGACATCGTGCCCAGGCTGGAGGCCCTGCTCCACCGCTAG
- the purB gene encoding adenylosuccinate lyase, which translates to MIARYSLPEMAELWSDQARYTTWAEVEVLASEAQVLLGRVPEASLVDIRSARVPTAARVAELERERDHEILAFLAAFCEDMPDDSARWVHLGMTSYDLVDTALGRTLARACDLLTGAARRLRAVLVERALAHWDTACVGRTHGMHAEPTTFGHKLAGFAFALDRSVRRLEEARTQVAVGTVSGSVGTYALIDPFVEKHVCETLGLGVEPAPSQVVARDRHAQLVQAIATLGACVEQVAVEIRLLSRSEVREVEEARTTAYQGSSAMPHKRNPTTSERLTGLARLLRGYAGTMLENVALWHERDLSHSSVERVVLPDAFTVAHYQVVSATELVRDLDVHPDRMRAAIDHTGGLAYSSAVLAELLESGHERERAYRVIQDAANGEDFLTLLGREGIRTGPLGPERFLVHHDVIYKRLEHLRELDH; encoded by the coding sequence GTGATAGCCCGTTACTCACTGCCCGAGATGGCGGAACTCTGGTCCGATCAGGCCCGCTACACCACCTGGGCCGAGGTGGAGGTCCTCGCCTCCGAGGCGCAGGTGCTGCTCGGCCGGGTCCCCGAGGCCTCCCTCGTGGACATCCGGAGCGCCCGGGTGCCGACGGCGGCGCGCGTCGCGGAGCTGGAGCGTGAGCGCGACCACGAGATCCTCGCCTTCCTCGCGGCCTTCTGCGAGGACATGCCGGACGACTCCGCCCGCTGGGTGCACCTCGGCATGACGAGCTACGACCTCGTGGACACCGCTCTCGGGCGCACCCTCGCCCGCGCCTGCGACCTGCTGACCGGCGCTGCGCGCCGGCTGCGCGCGGTACTGGTCGAGAGGGCGCTCGCGCACTGGGACACGGCGTGCGTCGGCCGCACCCACGGTATGCACGCCGAACCCACCACCTTCGGCCACAAACTGGCCGGGTTCGCCTTCGCCCTCGACCGCTCGGTGCGACGGCTGGAGGAGGCCCGTACGCAGGTCGCCGTCGGCACGGTCTCCGGCTCCGTCGGGACGTACGCGCTGATCGACCCCTTCGTCGAGAAGCACGTCTGCGAGACCCTCGGCCTCGGTGTGGAGCCGGCGCCGAGCCAGGTCGTGGCCCGTGACCGGCACGCCCAGCTCGTGCAGGCGATCGCCACGCTCGGCGCCTGCGTCGAGCAGGTCGCCGTCGAGATCCGGCTGCTCTCCCGCAGCGAGGTCCGCGAGGTCGAGGAAGCCCGCACGACCGCGTACCAGGGATCGAGCGCCATGCCGCACAAGCGGAACCCGACGACCAGCGAGCGGCTCACCGGCCTCGCCCGGCTGCTGCGCGGCTACGCGGGGACGATGCTGGAGAACGTGGCGCTCTGGCACGAGCGTGACCTGTCCCACTCCTCCGTCGAACGGGTCGTCCTGCCGGACGCCTTCACGGTCGCCCACTACCAGGTGGTCTCGGCCACCGAACTCGTCCGGGACCTCGACGTGCACCCCGACCGGATGCGCGCCGCGATCGACCACACCGGCGGGCTCGCCTACAGTTCGGCGGTCCTCGCCGAACTGCTGGAGAGCGGGCATGAGCGGGAGCGTGCGTACCGGGTGATCCAGGACGCCGCGAACGGGGAGGACTTCCTCACCCTGCTCGGCCGCGAGGGCATCCGCACCGGTCCGCTGGGGCCCGAGCGCTTCCTGGTACACCATGACGTCATCTACAAGCGATTGGAGCACCTTCGTGAGCTGGATCATTGA
- a CDS encoding GNAT family N-acetyltransferase, translating to MSWIIERENGPDLDLDEVLRVYRESGLGQRRPVDETERMAAMVRNANLVVTARVDGELIGIARSVSDFAYVTYLSDIAVVRAHQRSGIGRELIDATRKEAPQAKIVLLSAPAATAYYPHIGFAAHNSAWVLNP from the coding sequence GTGAGCTGGATCATTGAGCGGGAGAACGGCCCCGACCTCGATCTGGACGAGGTACTGAGGGTCTACCGCGAGTCCGGCCTCGGCCAGCGCCGTCCCGTCGACGAGACCGAGCGCATGGCCGCGATGGTCCGCAACGCCAACCTGGTCGTCACGGCCAGGGTCGACGGCGAGCTCATCGGCATCGCCCGCAGCGTCTCGGACTTCGCGTACGTCACGTACCTCTCCGACATCGCCGTGGTCCGCGCCCACCAGCGCTCCGGCATCGGCCGCGAGCTGATCGACGCCACCCGCAAGGAGGCGCCGCAGGCCAAGATCGTGCTGCTGTCGGCGCCGGCCGCGACCGCGTACTACCCGCACATCGGCTTCGCCGCCCACAACTCCGCCTGGGTACTGAATCCCTGA
- a CDS encoding multicopper oxidase family protein, translated as MEPSDNSTSLMAGIDRRSLLRAGTATGLGLAAAALPLLPLQPASATPPAPGGPEPSAPELRLTKFKDPLRIPPVLRPRNRGDHDELTVRMVTADVTLHSELPPVPMWTYEGVYPGPTIAAAAGRPLRITWENRLTGNLPVRAVDIGQPRPSADPVSNYPGTEGCQEVEGVADLPPWVAVHLHGMLTGGGNDGWMENLIGPGDVQLSAYPNDQASTTLWYHDHTHHVSRFSVYAGLAGLFVSRTAEEAALGLPEGRQDVPLVLSDRNFDTDASGAPAGRSVHKVEMIGPQRLMRAHAAPYTLVNGVVWPYLEVKPRWYRFRVVNAANSRMYRLMLLADGVPVPGALRVIGTDQGLLDRPVPVDGALNLSPGERAEVLVDFTVFRGRTLKLVNTFEGVTPGASDRRNDLLEPDVMQFRVADRRPDTSYAPPAVLSDSFRRFGHADLPHGHAPRWILITGPGSSGVPEMWEAEEIDPAGLTFPTAGVVQVQDAQGALRTLRATSNAYDDGRAFTIAQGSVEIWNYLNLTGVPHPMHMHLGHFQVLAREHYDVTGFDRTARGTGRPVTFRATAPLDAHETGEKDVIRVGTAGRIVPGPDGTPGELVSVAVRFPVVGRGVHHCHMLEHEQHMMRPLVVSPAAHLHLGGHH; from the coding sequence ATGGAACCCTCGGACAACAGCACCTCGCTCATGGCGGGGATCGACCGCCGCTCCCTTCTCCGCGCCGGTACGGCCACCGGCCTCGGGCTCGCCGCCGCGGCCCTCCCGCTCCTCCCCTTGCAGCCCGCCTCGGCCACCCCGCCCGCGCCCGGCGGCCCCGAGCCCTCGGCACCCGAGCTGCGGCTCACCAAGTTCAAGGACCCGCTGCGGATACCGCCCGTGCTGCGGCCCCGCAACAGGGGCGACCACGACGAGCTGACCGTGCGCATGGTCACCGCCGACGTCACGCTGCATTCGGAGCTGCCGCCGGTGCCGATGTGGACCTACGAGGGCGTGTACCCGGGTCCGACGATCGCCGCGGCCGCCGGCCGGCCGCTCCGGATCACCTGGGAGAACCGGCTGACCGGGAACCTGCCCGTCAGGGCCGTCGACATCGGCCAGCCCCGCCCCTCTGCCGACCCGGTCTCCAACTACCCCGGCACGGAAGGCTGCCAGGAGGTCGAGGGCGTCGCCGATCTGCCGCCCTGGGTCGCGGTGCACCTGCACGGCATGCTCACCGGCGGCGGCAACGACGGCTGGATGGAGAATCTGATCGGCCCCGGGGACGTCCAGCTCAGCGCGTACCCGAACGACCAGGCGTCGACGACGCTCTGGTACCACGACCACACCCACCACGTGAGCCGCTTCAGCGTCTACGCCGGACTCGCCGGCCTCTTCGTCTCGCGCACCGCGGAGGAGGCGGCGCTCGGCCTGCCCGAGGGCCGTCAGGACGTGCCGCTCGTCCTCAGCGACCGGAACTTCGACACGGACGCATCCGGCGCCCCGGCCGGCCGCTCGGTGCACAAGGTGGAGATGATCGGCCCGCAGCGGCTGATGCGCGCGCACGCGGCCCCCTACACCCTGGTCAACGGGGTGGTATGGCCGTATCTGGAGGTGAAGCCGCGCTGGTACCGCTTCCGGGTGGTCAACGCCGCCAACTCCCGGATGTACCGGCTGATGCTGCTCGCGGACGGGGTGCCCGTGCCGGGCGCGCTGCGGGTGATCGGCACCGACCAGGGGCTGCTCGACCGGCCGGTCCCGGTGGACGGCGCCCTGAACCTCTCTCCCGGCGAACGGGCCGAGGTCCTGGTCGACTTCACCGTCTTCCGCGGCCGGACCCTGAAGCTGGTCAACACCTTCGAGGGGGTCACTCCCGGCGCCTCGGACCGGAGGAACGACCTCCTCGAACCCGACGTGATGCAGTTCCGCGTCGCCGACCGCCGGCCGGACACCTCCTACGCCCCGCCGGCCGTCCTCTCGGACTCCTTCCGACGGTTCGGGCACGCGGACCTGCCGCACGGGCACGCGCCCCGCTGGATCCTCATCACCGGGCCCGGCTCCTCGGGCGTCCCGGAGATGTGGGAGGCCGAGGAGATCGATCCGGCCGGCCTCACCTTTCCGACGGCCGGCGTCGTGCAGGTCCAGGACGCCCAGGGGGCACTGCGGACGCTGCGCGCGACGTCGAACGCGTACGACGACGGGCGCGCGTTCACCATCGCGCAGGGCAGCGTGGAGATCTGGAACTACCTCAACCTCACCGGTGTCCCGCACCCCATGCACATGCATCTGGGCCACTTCCAGGTGCTCGCGCGCGAGCACTACGACGTGACCGGCTTCGACCGGACGGCCCGGGGCACCGGCCGGCCGGTGACGTTCAGGGCGACGGCCCCGCTCGACGCGCACGAGACGGGCGAGAAGGACGTCATCCGGGTGGGGACCGCCGGGCGGATCGTCCCCGGCCCCGACGGCACCCCGGGCGAACTGGTCAGCGTCGCCGTCAGGTTCCCGGTCGTCGGCCGGGGCGTTCACCACTGCCACATGCTGGAGCACGAGCAGCACATGATGCGTCCGCTGGTGGTGAGCCCGGCCGCGCATCTGCACCTCGGCGGCCATCACTGA
- a CDS encoding ABC transporter ATP-binding protein, translating into MDITGSASDRPPVHKRRIIGLFRPYRRRLTSVALLVLGSSLVSLVNPFLIREIMDTALPQGRTGLLSALALGMIVVSVATSSFNVWQTHVSAKVGQAVMHDLRTAVYAHLQRMSLAFFTRTRTGEVQSRIAHDIGGMQVTVTTTATALVADVTIVLATTTAMLLIDWRLTLASLVMLPGFVWVSRRVGDERRVITRDRQKQFAELSATVQESLSVSGIMLGHTMGRTRSLTDTFAEQSRRLTTIEVRASTAGLWYQSTIWIVMASMPAVIYWAAGLTASGGQMAVSIGSLVAFTTLQQALFRPAQRLLTVGIDVQSSLELFARIFEYLDLPVDVAEPEHPVEPGKVRGEVRLRGVCFTYAGAERPTLDQVDVTVPAGRSLAIVGETGSGKTTLSYLIPRLYDPTSGVVTIDGVDVRDLSFGTLTAAVGVVSQETYLFHATVAENLRFAKPDATDEELVEAARIAHIHDYLMSLPDGYDTVVGERGYRFSGGEKQRLAIARAILRDPPVLVLDEATSALDTQTEKAVQAGIDAASAGRTTITVAHRLSTIRNADEILVLERGRVAERGTHEELLALGGHYAALVNRDAQELAAA; encoded by the coding sequence GTGGACATCACCGGGTCGGCAAGCGATCGTCCCCCTGTACACAAGCGCCGGATCATCGGGCTGTTCCGCCCGTACCGGAGGCGCCTGACGTCCGTGGCGCTCCTGGTGCTGGGCTCGTCCCTGGTCTCCCTCGTCAACCCGTTCCTGATCCGGGAGATCATGGACACGGCGCTGCCCCAGGGGCGGACGGGGCTGTTGTCGGCGCTCGCGCTCGGCATGATCGTGGTGTCGGTCGCGACGAGTTCGTTCAACGTGTGGCAGACCCATGTCTCGGCGAAGGTCGGCCAGGCGGTCATGCACGACCTGCGGACGGCCGTCTACGCGCACCTCCAGCGGATGTCGCTGGCCTTCTTCACCCGGACGCGGACGGGGGAGGTGCAGTCACGGATCGCCCACGACATCGGCGGGATGCAGGTCACGGTGACGACGACCGCGACCGCACTGGTGGCGGACGTGACGATCGTCCTCGCGACGACGACGGCGATGCTGTTGATCGACTGGCGGCTGACACTGGCCTCGCTGGTGATGCTCCCGGGGTTCGTGTGGGTCAGCCGGCGCGTCGGCGACGAGCGCCGGGTCATCACCCGCGACCGGCAGAAGCAGTTCGCCGAGCTGTCGGCCACCGTGCAGGAGTCGCTGTCGGTCAGCGGGATCATGCTGGGCCACACGATGGGCCGGACGCGTTCGCTCACGGACACGTTCGCGGAGCAGTCGCGCAGGCTGACCACGATCGAGGTGCGGGCGAGCACCGCGGGGCTCTGGTACCAGTCGACGATCTGGATCGTCATGGCGTCGATGCCGGCGGTCATCTACTGGGCGGCGGGGCTGACGGCGAGCGGCGGACAGATGGCCGTCTCGATCGGCTCGCTCGTCGCCTTCACCACGCTCCAGCAGGCCCTGTTCCGTCCGGCGCAGCGGCTGCTGACGGTCGGGATCGACGTCCAGAGCTCGCTGGAGCTGTTCGCCCGCATCTTCGAGTACCTGGACCTGCCGGTGGACGTCGCCGAGCCCGAGCACCCGGTGGAGCCCGGGAAGGTGCGCGGCGAGGTGCGGCTGCGCGGGGTGTGCTTCACCTACGCGGGGGCGGAGCGGCCCACGCTGGACCAGGTGGACGTGACGGTGCCGGCCGGGCGGAGTCTGGCGATCGTGGGGGAGACCGGTTCGGGAAAGACAACGCTGAGTTATCTGATCCCGCGTCTGTACGACCCCACGTCCGGTGTCGTGACGATCGACGGCGTCGACGTGCGGGACCTGTCCTTCGGGACGCTGACGGCGGCGGTGGGCGTGGTCTCCCAGGAGACGTACCTGTTCCACGCCACGGTCGCCGAGAACCTGCGCTTCGCGAAGCCGGACGCGACCGACGAGGAACTGGTGGAGGCGGCGCGGATCGCGCACATCCACGACTACCTGATGTCGCTGCCCGACGGGTACGACACGGTGGTCGGCGAGCGCGGCTACCGGTTCTCGGGCGGGGAGAAGCAGCGCCTCGCGATCGCCCGAGCGATCCTGCGGGACCCGCCGGTCCTGGTCCTCGACGAGGCCACGAGCGCGCTGGACACGCAGACGGAGAAAGCCGTGCAGGCGGGCATCGACGCGGCGAGCGCCGGCCGGACGACGATCACGGTGGCCCACCGGCTCTCGACGATCCGCAACGCGGACGAGATCCTCGTGCTGGAGCGGGGCCGGGTCGCGGAGCGGGGCACGCACGAGGAACTGCTCGCCCTGGGCGGGCACTACGCGGCGCTCGTGAACCGGGACGCGCAGGAGCTGGCCGCCGCCTGA
- a CDS encoding ketosynthase chain-length factor, translating into MNSTRVVVTGIGVVSPNGFGVTDYWEATRASKSGIRRVERFDPEQYPSKLAGQIDGFVVKEHLPSRLVPQTDRMTQLALVGAEHALTDAGASTEGTDGYGMGVMTASTSGGFEFGQGQLQNLWSKGGQHVSAYQSFAWFYAVNTGQISIRHGMRGPSGVVVSDQAGGLDALAHARRLVRKGSDLILSGGVDAAICPWGWVAQLTSGRMSTEDRADRAYLPFDADASGYVPGEGGALLVLEDAEAARRRGVTGVYGEICGYGSTFDPAPDSGREPTLRKAIEIALADAGLEAGDIDVVFADACGVPELDRIEATALTEVFGPRGVPVTAPKTMTGRLGSGAAPLDVATALLAMRDGVIPPTANVTLSPDYDLDLVTAVRDAPVSTALVLARGHGGFNSAVVLRSVDWK; encoded by the coding sequence ATGAACTCCACCAGAGTCGTGGTGACCGGCATCGGTGTCGTGTCGCCCAACGGTTTCGGCGTGACGGATTACTGGGAGGCGACGCGCGCCTCGAAGAGCGGCATCCGCCGCGTCGAGCGCTTCGATCCGGAGCAGTATCCCTCGAAGCTCGCCGGCCAGATCGACGGCTTCGTCGTCAAGGAGCACCTGCCGAGCAGGCTCGTGCCGCAGACGGACCGTATGACGCAGCTCGCGCTCGTCGGTGCCGAGCACGCCCTGACGGACGCCGGGGCGAGCACGGAGGGGACCGACGGGTACGGCATGGGCGTGATGACCGCCAGTACCTCGGGCGGCTTCGAGTTCGGCCAGGGCCAGCTCCAGAACCTGTGGAGCAAGGGCGGGCAGCACGTCTCCGCGTACCAGTCCTTCGCCTGGTTCTACGCGGTGAACACCGGCCAGATCTCCATCCGGCACGGGATGCGCGGCCCCAGCGGCGTGGTCGTCAGCGACCAGGCCGGCGGCCTGGACGCGCTGGCCCACGCGCGCCGCCTGGTCCGCAAGGGCAGCGATCTGATCCTGTCGGGCGGTGTCGACGCGGCGATCTGCCCGTGGGGCTGGGTGGCCCAGCTGACCAGCGGAAGGATGAGCACGGAGGACCGGGCGGACCGCGCCTACCTGCCCTTCGACGCGGACGCCTCCGGGTACGTGCCCGGCGAGGGCGGCGCGCTGCTGGTCCTGGAGGACGCCGAGGCGGCCCGCCGCCGCGGGGTGACCGGGGTGTACGGCGAGATCTGCGGCTACGGCTCGACCTTCGACCCGGCTCCGGACAGCGGCCGGGAACCCACGCTGCGGAAGGCGATCGAGATCGCGCTCGCGGACGCGGGTCTGGAGGCCGGCGACATCGACGTGGTCTTCGCGGACGCGTGCGGTGTGCCGGAGCTCGACCGGATCGAGGCGACTGCGCTCACGGAGGTCTTCGGACCGCGTGGGGTCCCGGTCACCGCGCCGAAGACGATGACGGGGCGACTGGGTTCGGGGGCGGCGCCGCTGGACGTCGCGACCGCCCTGCTCGCCATGCGCGACGGGGTGATCCCGCCGACGGCGAACGTCACGCTCTCGCCCGACTACGACCTCGACCTGGTCACCGCGGTCCGGGACGCCCCGGTGTCCACGGCGCTCGTCCTCGCCCGCGGCCACGGCGGCTTCAACTCCGCCGTCGTCCTGCGCTCCGTCGACTGGAAGTGA